One genomic window of Pseudomonas aeruginosa includes the following:
- a CDS encoding MBL fold metallo-hydrolase, producing MRIVSRDRWFETRHFYNGISLIHEPYVRPFYRCNMWHVQGRERDVLVDSGSGLVSLREQLPWLTERPLLAVASHTHFDHIAGHHEFAERLAHPAEAEILAAPDGDNTLARAYVGDEMFEAHPECPLCYAEYRVRAAPATRLIDEGDVLDLGDRVLQVLHTPGHSPGGISLWEAATQTLFSGDIVYDGPLVEDAYHSNLDDYASSLARLRELPVRTVHGGHFASFSGERLREMIVAWFRNHDR from the coding sequence ATGAGAATCGTCAGCCGCGACCGCTGGTTCGAAACCCGGCACTTCTACAACGGTATCAGCCTGATCCACGAGCCCTACGTGCGCCCCTTCTATCGCTGCAACATGTGGCATGTCCAGGGCCGCGAGCGCGACGTGCTGGTGGACAGCGGCTCCGGTCTGGTCAGCCTGCGCGAGCAACTGCCCTGGCTCACCGAACGACCGCTGCTGGCGGTGGCCAGCCACACCCACTTCGACCATATCGCCGGCCACCACGAATTCGCCGAGCGCCTGGCGCATCCGGCCGAGGCGGAGATCCTCGCCGCGCCGGACGGCGACAACACCCTGGCGCGCGCCTATGTTGGCGACGAGATGTTCGAGGCGCATCCGGAGTGCCCGCTGTGCTACGCCGAATACCGGGTGCGAGCAGCGCCGGCGACCCGACTGATCGACGAAGGCGACGTGCTCGATCTCGGCGACCGCGTGCTGCAGGTGCTGCACACGCCCGGGCACTCGCCGGGCGGCATCAGCCTGTGGGAAGCGGCTACACAGACGCTGTTTTCCGGCGACATCGTCTACGACGGTCCGCTGGTCGAGGACGCCTATCATTCCAACCTCGACGACTATGCCTCCAGCCTCGCGCGCCTGCGCGAGCTACCGGTGCGCACCGTGCATGGCGGGCATTTCGCGAGCTTTTCCGGGGAGCGTTTGCGGGAAATGATCGTCGCCTGGTTCAGGAACCACGATCGATAG
- a CDS encoding PA1414 family protein produces MKLWLQNLAWQLGVALGLIEPPRMQPIPVENDEQRRRLAARQRR; encoded by the coding sequence ATGAAACTCTGGCTGCAAAACCTGGCGTGGCAACTCGGTGTCGCCCTTGGCCTGATCGAGCCCCCGCGCATGCAACCCATCCCGGTGGAAAACGACGAGCAACGCCGGCGCCTCGCCGCGCGGCAACGTCGCTGA
- the ptrR gene encoding putrescine utilization regulator PtrR, translated as MEFGQLRIFQAVAEEGSIARAAERLHRVPSNLSTRLRQLEEQLGVDLFLRERQRLQLSPAGKVLLDYAARLFALQEEARAAVQGGEPVGDFALGSMYSTAAIHLPPRLAEYHRRYPAVNLQLQTAPSGELVESLLGGRLDAVLVDGPLDFDGLEGLPMFEERMVLVTENGHPPVRGPEDVAGSAVIAFRPRCSYRLLLESWFASARVSMGRVMEIESYHSMLACVVAGGGVALMPVSMLQSLPGRESVAVHALAEPFARANTWLVWRKGMVGANLKAWIGLLQGRESALA; from the coding sequence GTGGAGTTCGGCCAGTTGAGGATTTTCCAGGCGGTCGCCGAGGAAGGCTCCATCGCCCGCGCCGCCGAACGCCTGCACCGGGTGCCGTCGAACCTGTCGACGCGCCTGCGGCAACTGGAGGAACAGCTTGGCGTCGACCTGTTCCTCCGCGAACGCCAGCGCCTGCAACTGTCGCCGGCCGGCAAGGTCCTGCTGGACTACGCCGCGCGGCTGTTCGCCCTGCAGGAGGAGGCGCGCGCGGCGGTGCAGGGGGGCGAACCGGTGGGCGACTTCGCCCTCGGCTCGATGTACAGCACCGCGGCGATCCACCTGCCGCCGCGCCTGGCGGAATACCACCGGCGCTATCCGGCGGTGAACCTGCAATTGCAGACCGCGCCCAGCGGCGAGCTGGTCGAGTCGCTGCTGGGCGGGCGCCTGGATGCCGTGCTGGTGGACGGCCCGCTGGACTTCGACGGTCTGGAGGGCCTGCCGATGTTCGAGGAGCGCATGGTGCTGGTCACCGAGAATGGCCACCCGCCGGTGCGCGGTCCCGAGGATGTGGCCGGCAGCGCGGTGATCGCCTTCCGCCCGCGCTGCTCCTATCGCCTGCTGCTGGAGTCCTGGTTCGCCAGCGCGCGGGTGAGCATGGGCCGGGTGATGGAGATCGAGTCCTACCACAGCATGCTGGCCTGCGTGGTGGCCGGCGGCGGGGTGGCGCTGATGCCGGTGTCGATGCTGCAAAGCCTGCCGGGGCGGGAGTCGGTGGCGGTGCATGCGCTGGCCGAACCGTTCGCCCGGGCGAATACCTGGCTGGTCTGGCGCAAGGGCATGGTCGGCGCCAACCTGAAGGCCTGGATCGGTCTCCTGCAAGGGCGAGAATCGGCGTTGGCTTGA
- a CDS encoding MFS transporter produces MSRDFLRSPLVGLLACLLALVVAMGVGRFSLTPQLPHLIREGQLDLTGAGLLAAANYLGYLVGALDALFAREARQARLRLLVGLWACFGLTLASVWAEGFWPHALLRFGLGVASAWVLIMVTALSQRLAAESGRARLGALVFAGPGIGVMVTGLLAALGNALGQDSVFIWKLFADLALVLILMLLPLLPRPAARSAGHDAPATASENAGLGRLTWAYGLVGLGYIIPATFLSQMAAARFHGQWQADLFWPCFGLASATGVVLISLRRQRPDGTRRWLVGALWLQALGVLACLLPGIGGLALGVVLTGLPFLAGMQLVMQYARELAPHTPQRNAGQLTTGFALGQLLGPLLAALSTHFAGGLQPALALAGLGLVFAGLLLRRPHSLSVAAGVAATARR; encoded by the coding sequence ATGTCCCGTGATTTTCTTCGTTCGCCGCTGGTCGGCCTGCTCGCCTGCCTGCTGGCACTGGTGGTCGCCATGGGGGTCGGGCGCTTCTCCCTGACCCCGCAACTGCCGCACCTGATCCGCGAAGGCCAGCTCGACCTGACCGGCGCCGGCCTGCTGGCCGCCGCCAACTACCTCGGCTACCTGGTCGGCGCGCTGGACGCGCTGTTCGCCCGCGAAGCGCGGCAGGCGCGCTTACGCCTGCTGGTCGGGCTATGGGCCTGCTTCGGCCTGACCCTGGCCTCGGTCTGGGCCGAGGGCTTCTGGCCGCACGCGCTGCTGCGCTTCGGTCTTGGCGTGGCCAGCGCCTGGGTACTGATCATGGTCACCGCCCTCAGCCAGCGCCTCGCCGCGGAAAGCGGTCGGGCCCGACTGGGCGCGCTGGTGTTCGCCGGCCCCGGCATCGGGGTGATGGTCACCGGCCTGCTGGCGGCATTGGGCAACGCCCTGGGCCAGGACTCGGTGTTCATCTGGAAGCTCTTCGCCGACCTCGCGCTGGTCCTGATCCTCATGCTCCTGCCGCTGCTGCCGCGCCCGGCCGCACGCAGCGCCGGCCACGACGCGCCTGCCACGGCAAGCGAGAACGCCGGCCTCGGCCGCCTGACCTGGGCCTACGGACTGGTCGGCCTCGGCTACATCATCCCGGCCACCTTTCTCTCGCAGATGGCCGCGGCGCGTTTCCACGGGCAATGGCAGGCCGACCTGTTCTGGCCCTGCTTCGGCCTGGCCTCGGCCACCGGGGTAGTGCTGATCAGCCTGCGCCGGCAGCGCCCGGACGGCACCCGCCGCTGGCTGGTCGGCGCGCTCTGGCTACAGGCCCTCGGCGTGCTCGCCTGCCTGCTGCCGGGGATCGGCGGGCTGGCCCTGGGGGTAGTGCTGACCGGCCTGCCGTTCCTCGCCGGCATGCAACTGGTGATGCAATACGCCCGCGAACTGGCGCCGCATACGCCGCAGCGCAACGCCGGCCAACTGACCACCGGTTTCGCCCTCGGCCAGTTGCTCGGCCCGCTGCTGGCGGCGCTCAGCACGCATTTCGCCGGCGGCCTGCAACCGGCGCTGGCGCTCGCCGGGCTCGGCCTGGTCTTCGCCGGCCTGCTGTTGCGCCGGCCGCACTCGCTCAGCGTCGCAGCAGGCGTCGCAGCCACTGCTCGCCGCTGA
- a CDS encoding DMT family transporter, whose protein sequence is MRKSADAFAFQTMLLLCVIWGIQQVTIKWAATDIAPVMQAAIRSGIAAALVGLLMCWRGGWEGLRQGTLGAGLLTGTLFALEFLFIALGLQYTTASHMSVFLYTAPIFSALGLHFLLPSERLRPLQWLGVAVCFSGIAVAFGGGLSWAEMDGRMLLGDAFGLLAGMSWGATTVAVRGTRLSEAPPSLTLFYQLFVACAGLLLIALFSGQLGEVRWTPVSTASVLFQGVVVSFASYFCWFWLLRRYLANNLAIFSFMTPLFGVTFGVLLLGEPLSLNFVAGAALVLAGITLVSGEQWLRRLLRR, encoded by the coding sequence ATGCGTAAGTCCGCCGATGCCTTCGCCTTCCAGACCATGCTGTTGCTCTGCGTGATCTGGGGCATCCAGCAGGTGACCATCAAGTGGGCGGCGACGGACATCGCGCCGGTGATGCAGGCGGCCATCCGTTCCGGCATCGCCGCCGCCCTGGTCGGCCTGCTGATGTGCTGGCGCGGCGGCTGGGAGGGCTTGCGCCAGGGCACCCTGGGCGCCGGCCTGCTGACCGGCACGCTGTTCGCCCTGGAGTTCCTGTTCATCGCCCTCGGCCTGCAATACACCACGGCTTCGCACATGTCGGTGTTCCTCTATACCGCGCCGATCTTCTCTGCCCTCGGGCTGCACTTCCTGCTTCCCAGCGAACGCCTGCGGCCCTTGCAGTGGCTGGGCGTGGCGGTGTGCTTCAGCGGCATCGCGGTGGCCTTCGGCGGAGGCCTGTCGTGGGCGGAAATGGATGGGCGGATGCTGCTCGGTGACGCCTTCGGCCTGCTCGCCGGGATGTCCTGGGGCGCGACCACGGTGGCAGTGCGCGGCACCCGGCTGTCCGAGGCACCGCCAAGCCTGACGCTGTTCTACCAATTGTTCGTGGCATGCGCCGGGTTATTGCTGATCGCTCTTTTCAGCGGCCAGCTCGGCGAGGTCCGCTGGACCCCGGTGAGCACCGCCAGCGTGCTGTTCCAGGGCGTGGTGGTGTCGTTCGCCAGCTACTTCTGCTGGTTCTGGCTGCTGCGTCGCTACCTGGCGAACAACCTGGCGATCTTCTCCTTCATGACCCCCCTGTTCGGCGTCACCTTCGGCGTATTGCTGCTGGGCGAGCCGCTCAGCCTGAACTTCGTCGCCGGCGCGGCGCTGGTCCTCGCCGGCATCACCCTGGTCAGCGGCGAGCAGTGGCTGCGACGCCTGCTGCGACGCTGA